The following are encoded in a window of Manihot esculenta cultivar AM560-2 chromosome 8, M.esculenta_v8, whole genome shotgun sequence genomic DNA:
- the LOC122724422 gene encoding uncharacterized protein LOC122724422 gives MAPYEALYGIKCRTPLCWTELSEAKLVGPEVIRQTEEKVKIIKERLKAATDRQKSYADLRRKDIEFAVGDKVFLKVSPWKKVLRFGKKAETIDVQPNLTYDEEPVKILAKELKELRNKKIPLVKVLWRNHKVEEATWESEEVMKQQYPQLFKAEEVALGEVLA, from the exons atggctccttatgaagcattgtacggCATAAAATGTAGAACCCCATTGTGCTGGACAGAACTCAGTGAAGCTAAACTTGTAGGTCCAGAGGTGATAAGACAGACTGAGGAGAAGGTGaagattatcaaagaaagattAAAAGCTGCGACAGATAGACAGAAATCCTATGCAGATTTGAGACgaaaagatatagaatttgctGTTGGGGACAAAGTGTTTTTAAAAGTTTCTCCATGGAAGAAAGTGCTACgatttggcaagaaag CAGAAACCATTGATGTACAACCTAATTTAACTTATGACGAAGAAccagtgaaaattttagcaaaGGAACTGAAAGAGTTAAGGAATAAGAAGATTCCCTTAGTGAAAGTGTTGTGGCGAAATCACAAGGTAGAAGAAGCTACATGGGAGAGTGAAGAAGTGATGAAGCAACAATATCCACAACTATTCAAAgcag AGGAAGTGgctttaggggaggtgctagcttaa